CCCCGAAGTGGGCCTGCAGAACCCGCCGGAGGGCAGGCGAGTTGCCGAAGGCATTGAATCCCGGGGGTGAAAGCTCCGGAGCGGCATCCGGATACGCCCTCAACAGCTGCTCCCACCATGCCTCCCACTCTGTCTTGAGGGCCGGCACTCCGCCTACCTCAGCGGTGAGGTGGGTGTGGTCCGCGTGTCTGACTTTGGGTGTGGCGTGGGACAACGTCGGCGTACCGGCTCCGTCCAATCCAGCAACGTCTCTCAGATACAAGGCAATGAGCATCGGTCCGGAGGTGTCCATTGTGATGCGCCACCCCTGACCGCCTGTGTCATGCATCCGATTGCCTCCCTTGGCAGGTGCCCACTCAGAGTTCCAGTCTATTCCCGATGAGCCGTGACGTTAACGGTTGGACGGGAGTGCAATAAGGCTGTCCAGATGCGCGGTGAGAACGTCGCGGCAGACTTCGGCTGTCATCCACTCAGGCTGCAGCAGGGCATGCATGCACAGTCCGTCGAGGGTCGCCAGGAGGCGCTCGGCCTCGGTCACCAGACGCTCCTGGCCGGATCCGCCGTCGGGCATCAGCCGCATCACCAAGCGGCCGACGACGGCGGCCACGGCTCGGTGGCTGCGAGCGGCTTCTTGTTCGAGCACCGGCCGGATCCGGGCGGCGTGCCGGAATGCCATCCACACGCAGGCGTCGACGGCCAGTTCCTCGTCGAGCGGCAGGAATTGACCCAGCAGGGTTAACACGGCGGCGTCGTGTTCCGCCGAGCCCGGCACCAACGATTCGACGACGGCGAACGCTTCCTCAAGCCGCCCGGCGATCCTGTCGATGACCACCGCAAAGGAATGGACGAGCAGTTCGTCGCTGCTGGCAAAGTAGTGGCGGACCGAGCCAACGGCGAGCGCGGCTTCGTCGGCCACCTCCCGCAAAGAGGCGCGTTCCAGGCCATCCGAGGCGATGATCCTGAAGACGGCTTCAACTACTTCCTGGCGCCGGGCTTCGGCATCAACAATCTTGGGCACAAGTCTTTTTAGCACAAACGTGCTTGAACCGTTCCGTCCGGCGCACGGGAACCACGGGACTGTGGCGTACGCAACACTGAGCGGGCAGGGACCAAGTTCGGATAGCGTTGCTTGCATGAGAATTCTTGTCACGGGTGGCACCGGCTACATCGGATCGCACACCGTCCTGTCCTTGTTGGAAACCGGACACGAAGTGGTCGTGGTGGACAACCTTGTGAATTCAAGCGAAGAATCCCTGCGCCGCGTTGGTGAATTGGCGGGAAAGACCGCAGCGTTCCATCAGGTGGACCTGGTGGACGAGGCTGCGCTTGAGGCCGTGTTCGACCAGCACAGCATCGACGCCGTCATCCATTTCGCCGGGCTCAAGGCGGTTGGGGAATCCGTCCAGGAACCCCTGAACTACTACTACAACAACATCGTGGGCACGTTGAACCTGCTGCGCGCCATGGACAAGCACGGAGTCCGTTCGATCGTTTTCAGCTCCTCCGCAACGGTATACGGCGAGCACAACCCCATCCCATACATCGAGAAGATGGAGATCGGGGCGAACAACCCCTACGGCCGCACCAAGGAACAGATCGAAGACATCCTCACGGACCTCGGGGCCGCGGACGAGCGCTGGCACATCGCCTTGTTGCGCTACTTCAACCCGGTGGGAGCACACCCCTCCGGCAGGATCGGCGAGGACCCACAGGGCATCCCGAACAACCTGGTTCCGTACATCGCCCAGGTTGCCGTTGGCCGCCGCGAAAAGCTCATGGTCTTCGGTGGAGACTACGACACCCCGGACGGCACCTGCCTGCGGGACTACATCCACGTCGTCGACCTCGCGGATGGGCACGTCGCCGCCCTGGACTACGTTGCCGAGCGCCCCGGCGTGCACCGCTGGAACCTTGGCTCCGGAAAGGGCACGTCCGTGCTGGAGATGCTCCACGCCTTCGAACAAGCCGTGGGCCACCCGCTGCCGTACGAGATCACGGGACGCCGCGCTGGAGACCTGCCCGCGTTCTGGGCCGATGCCTCCTCCGCCCTGGCTGACCTGAGCTGGTCCACCACGAAGACCGTGGACCAGATGTGTGAAGACCACTGGCGCTGGCAGAAAAACAACCCGCTCGGCTATAGCTCTTAAAGCAACGCGGGGTCACTTACGGCCCATGATGTCCCTTGGGACGGACCGTAAGTGACCCCGCGTTGGGTTAGACCGCTGGGTAGTCGCGTTCCGGCTCTCCTGTGTAGAGCTGCCGCGGACGGCCGATCTTCGTCTGGGGATCGTTGATCATTTCGCGCCACTGGGCGATCCAGCCGGGGAGCCGGCCGATCGCGAACAGCACGGTGAACATCTTCTCGGGGAAGCCCATGGCCTTGTAGATCAGACCGGTGTAGAAGTCGACGTTCGGGTAGAGCTTGCGCTGGATGAAGTAGTCGTCAGCCAGGGCCTTCTCTTCGAGGCGCATCGCGATGTCCAGCAGCTCGTCATTGCCGCCGAGCTTGCCCAGGATCTCGTGTGCCGTCGCCTTGATGATCTTCGCGCGGGGGTCGTAGTTCTTGTAGACCCGGTGCCCGAAGCCCATGAGGCGGACGCCGTCCTCCTTGTTCTTGACCTTTTCCATGTATTCCTCGGGCTTGATACCGTCGGACTGGATCTGGCGCAGCATCTTCAGCACGGCTTCGTTTGCGCCACCGTGGGCGGGACCGAAGAGGGCGTTGATGCCGGCGGAAACGGAAGCGAACAGGTTCGCGTTCGAGGAGCCCACAAGGCGGACGGTCGACGTCGAGCAGTTCTGCTCGTGGTCGGCGTGCAGGATGAGTAGGAGGTCCAGCGCCTTGACGACGACGGGGTCCAGCTCGTACTGCTCCGCCGGCAGTCCGAAGCTCAGGCGCAGGAAGTTCTCCACGAGGTTCATCGAGTTGTCCGGGTACAGCATGGGCTGGCCGATGGACTTCTTGTGGGCGTACGCCGCGATGACCGGCAGCTTCGCCATGAGGCGGATAGTGGAAACTTCCACATGCTCGGGGTTGAACGGGTCCAAGGAGTCCTGGTAGAACGTGGACAGCGCGGAGACGGCCGAGGAAAGCACCGGCATCGGGTGCGCGTCACGCGGAAAACCGCCGAAGAAGCCCTTGAGCTCTTCGTGGAGCAACGTGTGGTGGCGGATCCGCTGGTCAAACGCGTCCAGCTCGGTGGGGGTGGGGAGGTTGCCGTAGATCAGCAGGTAGGAAACTTCAAGGAAGCTTGAGTGCTGGGCAAGCTGCTCGATCGGGTAGCCGCGGTACCGCAGGATACCGGCGTCGCCATCGATGTAAGTGATCGCCGATGTGGTGGCGGCGGTGTTCATGAAGCCGGGGTCATAGGCGACGGCGCCCGTCTGCTTCAGCAGCTTGGAAACGTCGTATCCTTCGTTCCCTTCTACAACCTTGATCCGCGGGAGCTCGAGCTCTCCGCCGGCATGGCGCAGGGTAGCGCTGGTGGTCTCAGTCATGGAGTCCCCTTCATGAGGCTCTTGGCCTCGGTCGAAAGCTTGATCCAACCAACATCTGGTGACTCCAGCCAGGAGTCTGCAGGTGCAGACACCATTGGCCGAACTGCCTTCGTGGAGAAAGCCACCATTGATAGTCAGTTAAAAGCTACCGCCAGTAAGCGGGACAAACTAATCCACAAGCTACGGTTACTGGCGGAATGACGCACCCTGTGCGGCAAGTCACAGGATTGTTACCGAGCGGTGTTCAAGCGCTCCACGGCCGCATCGATGCGTTC
This genomic interval from Arthrobacter sp. FW306-2-2C-D06B contains the following:
- a CDS encoding TetR/AcrR family transcriptional regulator, producing the protein MPKIVDAEARRQEVVEAVFRIIASDGLERASLREVADEAALAVGSVRHYFASSDELLVHSFAVVIDRIAGRLEEAFAVVESLVPGSAEHDAAVLTLLGQFLPLDEELAVDACVWMAFRHAARIRPVLEQEAARSHRAVAAVVGRLVMRLMPDGGSGQERLVTEAERLLATLDGLCMHALLQPEWMTAEVCRDVLTAHLDSLIALPSNR
- the galE gene encoding UDP-glucose 4-epimerase GalE gives rise to the protein MRILVTGGTGYIGSHTVLSLLETGHEVVVVDNLVNSSEESLRRVGELAGKTAAFHQVDLVDEAALEAVFDQHSIDAVIHFAGLKAVGESVQEPLNYYYNNIVGTLNLLRAMDKHGVRSIVFSSSATVYGEHNPIPYIEKMEIGANNPYGRTKEQIEDILTDLGAADERWHIALLRYFNPVGAHPSGRIGEDPQGIPNNLVPYIAQVAVGRREKLMVFGGDYDTPDGTCLRDYIHVVDLADGHVAALDYVAERPGVHRWNLGSGKGTSVLEMLHAFEQAVGHPLPYEITGRRAGDLPAFWADASSALADLSWSTTKTVDQMCEDHWRWQKNNPLGYSS
- a CDS encoding citrate synthase → MTETTSATLRHAGGELELPRIKVVEGNEGYDVSKLLKQTGAVAYDPGFMNTAATTSAITYIDGDAGILRYRGYPIEQLAQHSSFLEVSYLLIYGNLPTPTELDAFDQRIRHHTLLHEELKGFFGGFPRDAHPMPVLSSAVSALSTFYQDSLDPFNPEHVEVSTIRLMAKLPVIAAYAHKKSIGQPMLYPDNSMNLVENFLRLSFGLPAEQYELDPVVVKALDLLLILHADHEQNCSTSTVRLVGSSNANLFASVSAGINALFGPAHGGANEAVLKMLRQIQSDGIKPEEYMEKVKNKEDGVRLMGFGHRVYKNYDPRAKIIKATAHEILGKLGGNDELLDIAMRLEEKALADDYFIQRKLYPNVDFYTGLIYKAMGFPEKMFTVLFAIGRLPGWIAQWREMINDPQTKIGRPRQLYTGEPERDYPAV